In Candidatus Methylomirabilota bacterium, a single genomic region encodes these proteins:
- the folE gene encoding GTP cyclohydrolase I FolE encodes MSKKTRRKPKRAPRRSSRGSTTDALGRAILTALGENPDRAELRRTPARFMQSLKHLTSGARQDVHAIVRSGIVADRRGKMVVVLNIPIMSLCEHHVLPFFGRCHVAYMPDQQVLRPGHLSKLIDSFCRRLQVQERLTTQIATTLWEGVQPRGVAVIIEAAHLCMIMRGVEKTNTQAVTSTMLGLFRTSTKARGELMQLIARQRKLPLLQH; translated from the coding sequence ATGAGTAAGAAAACTCGACGCAAACCGAAAAGAGCGCCTCGTCGCAGTTCCCGTGGAAGTACCACGGACGCGCTGGGCCGTGCGATCCTCACAGCCCTCGGCGAGAATCCAGACCGTGCGGAGCTTCGGCGGACCCCAGCCCGATTTATGCAGAGTCTCAAGCACCTGACCAGCGGGGCCAGGCAGGACGTGCATGCCATCGTCCGTTCGGGGATCGTGGCCGACCGGCGCGGCAAGATGGTCGTGGTCCTGAACATCCCGATCATGAGCCTCTGCGAACATCATGTCCTCCCCTTCTTTGGTCGGTGTCACGTGGCGTATATGCCCGACCAGCAGGTCTTGCGCCCAGGCCATCTGTCCAAACTGATTGACAGCTTTTGCCGCCGGCTTCAGGTTCAAGAGCGGCTCACCACACAGATTGCCACGACCCTGTGGGAGGGCGTGCAACCGCGTGGGGTGGCCGTGATCATCGAAGCGGCGCATCTGTGCATGATCATGCGCGGAGTCGAAAAGACGAACACCCAAGCGGTCACCAGCACCATGCTGGGCCTCTTTCGGACCAGCACAAAGGCCCGGGGTGAGCTGATGCAATTGATCGCTCGCCAGCGGAAACTTCCCCTTCTCCAGCACTAG
- a CDS encoding HAD hydrolase-like protein: MAQTILLFDIDGTLLSAGGADRRAVLLAFRELWGVDAAVDGVPVHGRTDPEIMEEIFLACLGRASGATEREQLHRRYLIHLEKELATSPGFQVLSGVSGLLDTLGADADIVLGLATGNIEEAAKLKLQRADLLGRFRFGGFGSDAADRETLLRVAIERGKAHLTRLADHNPVIVVGDTVLDVTAGKRLGATTVAVATGGDSWETLATAAPDHLLPDLSQLTSFLAILQGVRDGTQHVR; encoded by the coding sequence GTGGCGCAGACGATCCTGTTGTTTGACATTGACGGTACCCTCCTGTCGGCTGGAGGGGCCGACCGGCGTGCGGTGCTCCTGGCATTCCGAGAGCTGTGGGGGGTGGACGCGGCCGTTGACGGCGTGCCGGTACACGGGCGGACCGACCCAGAGATCATGGAGGAGATTTTTCTCGCATGCCTGGGCAGAGCGTCCGGCGCCACCGAACGCGAGCAATTACACAGACGATACCTCATCCATTTGGAAAAGGAGCTAGCCACGTCCCCCGGTTTCCAGGTTTTGTCCGGTGTTTCCGGCCTTCTGGACACCCTGGGCGCCGACGCGGATATTGTACTAGGGCTGGCTACAGGCAACATTGAGGAGGCCGCCAAGCTGAAGCTGCAGCGGGCCGACCTGCTTGGAAGATTCCGTTTCGGTGGCTTTGGGTCGGACGCAGCAGATCGAGAAACGCTCCTGCGAGTGGCCATCGAACGCGGGAAGGCGCATCTGACGCGGCTGGCCGACCACAACCCCGTGATCGTTGTCGGCGACACAGTCCTCGACGTCACCGCCGGCAAGCGGCTTGGAGCCACCACCGTCGCGGTGGCAACAGGAGGGGATTCCTGGGAGACCCTTGCGACCGCCGCCCCCGATCACCTTCTCCCAGACCTCTCTCAGCTCACGTCCTTCCTGGCGATCCTGCAGGGAGTCCGGGACGGCACGCAGCACGTGAGGTAG